Proteins from a genomic interval of Qipengyuania sp. JC766:
- the mmsB gene encoding 3-hydroxyisobutyrate dehydrogenase, with protein sequence MKIAFIGLGNMGGGMAANLVKNGHEVRAFDLSEDALAKAKANGCETFTDANEAVQGVDAVVSMLPNGAIVKSVYSDSVIGHAPEGAALLDCSTIDVQTAKDVSEMATAKGYKMVDAPVSGGIAAADGGTLTFMVGGTEEAFAAAKPILEGMGKAVIHAGDAGAGQTAKICNNMLLAISMIGTAEAMKMAQKLGLDPQKFYEISSQSSGYCWSLNAYTPMPGVGVESPADRDYQGGFATGLMLKDLRLAMAAAEEADAAVPLGARAASLYEDFSGAGNDGLDFSAIIKTY encoded by the coding sequence ATGAAAATCGCCTTTATCGGCCTCGGCAACATGGGCGGCGGGATGGCCGCGAATCTGGTCAAGAACGGCCACGAGGTGCGTGCATTCGACCTCAGCGAAGACGCGCTCGCCAAGGCGAAGGCGAACGGCTGCGAAACCTTCACGGACGCGAACGAAGCCGTGCAGGGCGTCGACGCGGTCGTCTCGATGCTTCCCAACGGGGCCATCGTGAAGTCGGTCTATTCGGACAGCGTGATCGGCCATGCGCCGGAAGGCGCGGCGCTGCTCGATTGCTCGACCATCGATGTCCAGACCGCCAAGGACGTGTCCGAAATGGCCACCGCCAAGGGCTACAAGATGGTCGATGCGCCGGTCAGCGGCGGGATCGCCGCGGCGGACGGCGGCACGTTGACCTTCATGGTCGGCGGCACCGAAGAGGCGTTCGCGGCGGCGAAGCCCATCCTCGAAGGCATGGGCAAGGCGGTGATCCATGCGGGCGACGCGGGCGCGGGCCAGACGGCCAAGATCTGCAACAACATGCTGCTGGCGATCAGCATGATCGGCACGGCCGAGGCGATGAAGATGGCCCAGAAGCTGGGCCTCGATCCGCAGAAATTCTACGAGATCAGCTCGCAGTCCTCCGGCTATTGCTGGTCGCTCAACGCCTACACCCCGATGCCGGGCGTGGGCGTCGAAAGCCCGGCCGACCGCGATTACCAGGGTGGCTTCGCGACCGGCCTGATGCTCAAGGACCTGCGCCTCGCCATGGCGGCGGCGGAGGAAGCGGACGCGGCGGTGCCGCTGGGCGCGCGCGCGGCGAGCCTGTACGAGGATTTTTCGGGCGCCGGGAACGACGGGCTCGATTTCTCCGCTATCATCAAGACCTACTGA
- the gcvPB gene encoding aminomethyl-transferring glycine dehydrogenase subunit GcvPB: MNAPNKSGWKPAMNAERRKDTGTVTGNRALMLEEPLLFEIGHADETGVDLPEPAADAPNRLGGFDRTGRIGLPGLHEPEAVRHYTRLSRQNYAIDLGLFPLGSCTMKHNPRLNEKVARMPGFADVHPLQPVDTVRGALEVINELAFWLIELTGMHGVAMSPKAGAHGELCGILCIRAALEAKGDARKVILVPESAHGTNPATAAFAGYEVEDIPATEDGRVDLEALKKRLGPDVAGVMITNPNTCGLFERDMKAISDAVHAAGGYVYCDGANFNAIVGKVRPGDLGVDAMHINLHKTFSTPHGGGGPGSGPVVLSEALSPFGPLPYTARTKDGVVHLIEEEDADAFSAEHFDGKMRSFGRMTAFHGQMGMFTRALAYILSHGADGLKQVAEDAVLNANYILRSLEGTLHAPFADSGPCMHEALFGDRGFGGDLSTLDLAKGLIDEGFHPMTVYFPLVVHGAMLVEPTETESKASLDQFIAALRNVAERAKAGDESLKQAPIHAPRRRLDETQAARKPVLAWEEDEAPAGQPAPSEQGGR, translated from the coding sequence ATGAACGCGCCGAACAAGTCCGGCTGGAAGCCGGCCATGAATGCCGAACGGCGCAAGGATACCGGAACCGTCACCGGCAACCGCGCCCTGATGCTGGAAGAGCCGCTGCTGTTCGAGATCGGCCATGCCGACGAGACTGGCGTGGACCTGCCCGAACCCGCGGCGGATGCGCCCAACCGTCTGGGCGGGTTCGACCGGACCGGTCGCATCGGCCTGCCCGGCCTGCACGAGCCGGAGGCGGTGCGCCATTACACGCGGCTCAGCCGGCAGAACTATGCCATCGATCTGGGACTGTTCCCGCTTGGCAGCTGCACCATGAAGCACAATCCGCGCCTGAACGAGAAGGTGGCGCGGATGCCCGGCTTTGCCGACGTCCACCCGCTGCAACCGGTCGATACCGTGCGCGGCGCGCTGGAAGTCATCAACGAACTCGCCTTCTGGCTGATCGAGCTTACGGGCATGCACGGCGTCGCGATGAGCCCCAAGGCGGGTGCGCATGGCGAGTTGTGCGGCATCCTGTGCATCCGCGCCGCGCTGGAAGCGAAGGGCGATGCGCGCAAGGTCATCCTCGTGCCCGAAAGCGCGCACGGCACCAATCCTGCGACCGCCGCCTTCGCCGGTTACGAGGTGGAGGACATTCCCGCGACCGAAGACGGGCGCGTCGACCTGGAAGCTTTGAAGAAGCGGCTGGGGCCGGACGTCGCCGGGGTGATGATTACCAACCCCAACACCTGCGGCCTGTTCGAACGCGACATGAAGGCGATTTCCGACGCGGTCCATGCCGCGGGCGGGTACGTCTATTGTGACGGCGCCAATTTCAACGCGATCGTCGGCAAGGTGCGCCCGGGCGACCTCGGCGTCGATGCGATGCACATCAACCTGCACAAGACCTTCTCCACCCCGCATGGCGGCGGCGGCCCCGGCTCCGGCCCGGTCGTGCTGTCGGAAGCGCTCAGCCCCTTCGGTCCGCTGCCCTACACCGCCCGCACGAAGGACGGCGTGGTCCACCTGATTGAGGAAGAGGATGCCGATGCGTTCTCCGCCGAGCATTTCGACGGCAAGATGCGCAGCTTCGGCCGGATGACCGCGTTCCACGGCCAGATGGGCATGTTCACCCGCGCGCTGGCCTATATCCTCAGCCACGGGGCGGACGGCCTGAAGCAGGTGGCGGAAGACGCCGTGCTCAACGCGAACTACATCCTGCGCAGCCTTGAAGGGACGCTGCACGCGCCCTTCGCGGACAGCGGCCCGTGCATGCACGAGGCGCTGTTCGGCGATCGCGGCTTCGGGGGCGATCTCAGCACGCTCGACCTCGCCAAGGGGCTCATCGACGAGGGTTTCCACCCGATGACGGTGTATTTCCCGCTGGTGGTCCACGGGGCCATGCTGGTCGAACCGACCGAGACCGAGAGCAAGGCCAGCCTCGACCAGTTCATCGCCGCCCTGCGCAATGTCGCGGAGCGGGCGAAGGCGGGCGACGAAAGCCTGAAGCAGGCGCCGATCCACGCGCCGCGCCGTCGGCTGGACGAGACGCAGGCCGCGCGCAAGCCGGTGCTGGCCTGGGAAGAGGACGAAGCGCCCGCCGGGCAGCCTGCACCGAGCGAGCAGGGCGGCCGCTAA
- the gcvPA gene encoding aminomethyl-transferring glycine dehydrogenase subunit GcvPA produces MRYLPLTDTDRSEMLATIGASGIEDLFVDVPEEARLDGPIEGLPLHASEMAVERHMRRLSKKNLAAADAPFFLGAGAYRHHVPASVDHIIQRGEFLTAYTPYQPEIAQGTLQMLFEFQTQVARLYGCAVANASMYDGSTACWEAVAMAGRVARGKKRKVVLSGALHPHYAEVVRTMAKFTEDEISDAPASLRPVPDNDGLIARIDEDTSCVVVQYPDILGRLPDLAAIAEAAHDKGALLIAVNTEPVALGAIKSPGELGADIVVGEGQSLGVGLQFGGPYLGLFAVRDAKHVRMMPGRLCGETVDAEGKRGFVLTLSTREQHIRREKATSNICTNSGLCALAFNVHMTLLGEAGLRRLAAENHRLACLAADRLAKVPGVKVLNESFFNEFTVTLGQDARAVVRTLADRGILAGVSLGRLFPGQDELADGLLVTVTETTSEDDIETLATALEEVLA; encoded by the coding sequence ATGCGTTACCTGCCCCTGACCGATACCGATAGAAGCGAGATGCTGGCCACGATCGGCGCATCCGGCATCGAGGATTTGTTCGTCGATGTTCCGGAAGAAGCGCGGCTCGACGGCCCGATTGAGGGCCTGCCGCTCCATGCGAGCGAAATGGCGGTCGAGCGGCACATGCGGCGGCTTTCGAAGAAGAACCTCGCGGCAGCGGACGCGCCGTTCTTTCTGGGGGCGGGCGCCTATCGCCACCATGTCCCGGCGAGCGTCGACCACATCATCCAGCGCGGCGAATTCCTGACCGCCTACACGCCCTACCAGCCGGAAATCGCGCAGGGCACGTTGCAGATGCTGTTCGAATTCCAGACGCAGGTGGCGCGGCTCTATGGCTGCGCGGTCGCGAACGCGTCGATGTATGACGGTTCGACCGCGTGCTGGGAAGCGGTGGCGATGGCGGGGCGCGTGGCGCGCGGCAAGAAGCGCAAGGTAGTCCTGTCGGGCGCGCTGCACCCGCATTACGCCGAAGTCGTCCGGACCATGGCGAAGTTCACCGAGGACGAGATTTCGGACGCGCCCGCCTCGCTGCGCCCGGTGCCCGACAATGACGGCCTGATCGCGCGGATCGACGAGGATACGAGTTGCGTCGTCGTGCAGTACCCGGACATTCTCGGCCGCCTGCCCGACCTCGCCGCGATTGCGGAAGCCGCGCACGACAAGGGCGCACTGCTGATCGCGGTCAATACCGAGCCGGTCGCGCTGGGCGCGATCAAGTCCCCGGGCGAACTGGGCGCGGACATCGTGGTCGGCGAAGGGCAGTCGCTCGGCGTCGGCCTGCAGTTCGGCGGGCCGTACCTCGGCCTGTTCGCGGTGCGCGATGCGAAGCACGTGCGCATGATGCCCGGGCGCCTGTGCGGAGAAACGGTCGATGCGGAAGGCAAGCGCGGCTTCGTGCTGACGCTGTCCACGCGCGAGCAGCACATCCGCCGGGAAAAGGCCACGTCCAACATCTGCACCAACAGCGGGCTGTGCGCGCTCGCCTTCAACGTCCACATGACCCTGCTGGGCGAAGCGGGGCTGCGGCGTCTGGCGGCGGAAAACCACAGGCTCGCCTGCCTTGCCGCGGACCGGCTGGCGAAGGTCCCCGGCGTGAAGGTCCTGAACGAAAGCTTCTTCAACGAATTCACCGTCACGCTGGGGCAGGATGCGCGCGCCGTGGTGCGCACGCTGGCCGATCGCGGGATCCTGGCGGGCGTCTCGCTCGGCCGGCTGTTCCCGGGGCAGGACGAGCTTGCCGACGGGCTGCTGGTCACGGTCACGGAAACCACTAGCGAGGACGATATCGAAACGCTGGCCACAGCGCTTGAGGAGGTGCTGGCATGA
- the gcvH gene encoding glycine cleavage system protein GcvH, giving the protein MPRYFTDEHEWIDVEGDEATVGITDYAQEQLGDIVFVELPEVGTVLEAGKDAAVVESVKAASDVYAPIGGEVIEVNGSLEDEPALVNSSAEEDGWFFKLTLSDKSELEGLMDDKAYKSFLDGL; this is encoded by the coding sequence ATGCCGCGTTATTTCACCGACGAACACGAATGGATCGATGTCGAGGGCGACGAAGCCACCGTCGGCATCACGGACTATGCGCAGGAACAGCTCGGCGACATCGTGTTCGTCGAACTGCCCGAAGTCGGCACCGTGCTGGAAGCCGGCAAGGACGCGGCGGTCGTGGAAAGCGTCAAGGCCGCGAGCGACGTCTACGCGCCCATCGGCGGTGAAGTCATCGAAGTGAACGGCTCGCTCGAGGACGAACCCGCGCTCGTCAACAGCTCGGCGGAAGAGGACGGCTGGTTCTTCAAGCTGACGCTGTCCGACAAGAGCGAACTCGAAGGCCTGATGGACGACAAGGCCTACAAGAGCTTCCTCGACGGGCTTTGA
- the gcvT gene encoding glycine cleavage system aminomethyltransferase GcvT produces the protein MSDTASEETKPLPLDAWHRGKGARMVPFAGYEMPIQYNKSEGGGIVAEHDWTRAQAGLFDVSHMGQLMVTGENAATALEELVPGAIASLKPGRIRYTLLLGDEGGILDDLMVTNVTEWIAPEEDEDGNVTKDGYWGEPAFYVVVNGATKWDDIAHMREHLPDDVTLTHLEDQALIALQGPAAATALNRVMRGVPEQLTFMQSTTYDFGELPLRISRCGYTGEDGFEISVPAHQVEILADRLCAEIEVRPAGLGARDSLRLEAGLPLYGHDLTAEIDPVSADLTFALSKARRESGGYKGHATIAAALKDGPARFRVGLILEGRLPAREGAEVFAGDTRIGVVTSGGFSPTLGHPIAMAYVDRAHADEGTELEVEVRNKRLPARVASMPFVPHNYYRGS, from the coding sequence ATGAGCGATACCGCATCCGAAGAAACGAAGCCGCTTCCGCTCGATGCATGGCATCGCGGCAAGGGCGCGCGCATGGTGCCCTTTGCGGGCTACGAAATGCCGATCCAGTACAACAAGAGCGAAGGCGGCGGCATCGTCGCGGAGCACGACTGGACCCGGGCGCAGGCCGGCCTGTTCGATGTCAGCCACATGGGCCAGCTGATGGTCACTGGCGAAAACGCCGCCACCGCGCTGGAAGAACTCGTCCCCGGCGCCATTGCCAGCCTGAAGCCCGGCCGTATCCGCTACACCCTGTTGCTGGGCGACGAGGGCGGCATCCTCGACGACCTGATGGTGACCAACGTCACCGAATGGATCGCGCCCGAGGAGGACGAGGACGGCAATGTCACGAAAGACGGCTACTGGGGCGAACCGGCCTTCTACGTCGTCGTCAACGGCGCGACCAAGTGGGACGATATCGCCCACATGCGCGAACACCTGCCCGACGATGTCACGCTGACGCACCTGGAAGACCAGGCCCTGATCGCGCTGCAGGGCCCCGCGGCGGCGACTGCGCTGAACCGGGTAATGCGCGGCGTGCCCGAACAGCTGACCTTCATGCAGTCCACGACCTACGATTTCGGCGAACTGCCGCTGCGGATCTCGCGCTGCGGCTATACCGGGGAAGACGGCTTCGAGATTTCCGTGCCCGCGCACCAGGTGGAAATCCTCGCCGACCGGCTCTGCGCGGAAATCGAGGTCCGGCCCGCCGGCCTCGGCGCACGTGACAGCCTGCGGCTGGAAGCGGGACTGCCGCTCTACGGCCACGACCTCACCGCCGAGATCGACCCGGTCAGCGCCGACCTGACCTTCGCACTCAGCAAGGCCCGCCGGGAAAGCGGCGGATACAAGGGGCACGCGACCATCGCGGCCGCGCTGAAGGACGGGCCCGCCCGGTTCCGCGTCGGCCTGATCCTGGAAGGTCGCTTGCCGGCACGCGAAGGGGCCGAGGTGTTCGCAGGCGACACGCGGATCGGCGTCGTCACCAGCGGCGGCTTCTCGCCCACGCTCGGCCACCCGATCGCCATGGCCTATGTCGACCGCGCCCATGCCGACGAAGGGACCGAACTCGAAGTCGAAGTGCGGAACAAACGCCTGCCGGCGCGCGTCGCATCCATGCCTTTCGTACCGCACAACTATTACCGAGGGAGCTGA
- a CDS encoding serine hydrolase: MSTSVSADTQDPVPATVVVAFDKEGARPLIVEGIADRETGRPVEANDPVRIASISKLVMGLATLRLVDEGKVELDRDVSDYLGWKVRHPSFPDVPVTLAQLLSHRSGLRDAAGYIVPLGESLEAKLAEPGAWYADAPPGEAPFEYANLGSPVVATVLEAATGERYDELLERTVFAPLGIEACVNWTLCSQDQVSRAVVLYRDTGEIARDDPGDVPPNCSIPVAEGVECSLEDYVPGINASVFSPQGGVRIGMMDLAKIGQVFAEFGRPEFLSGDAALALLWSVAHEPIAGQDFFCRYGLAVQAIEYPGTPCADPLFGDGHVRLGHAGEAYALRSGLWFSPELGQGIAYFTTAVPPRASAEDEGGFDPREIALMQRAQQILAQESGEN; the protein is encoded by the coding sequence ATGAGCACTTCCGTTTCCGCCGATACGCAGGACCCCGTTCCCGCGACGGTCGTGGTCGCCTTCGACAAGGAGGGCGCGCGGCCGCTGATCGTGGAAGGCATCGCGGACCGCGAGACCGGGCGCCCGGTGGAAGCCAACGACCCCGTCCGCATCGCCAGCATTTCCAAGCTGGTCATGGGGCTGGCGACCTTGCGGCTGGTGGACGAAGGCAAGGTCGAACTTGACCGCGACGTTTCCGACTATCTCGGCTGGAAGGTCCGGCACCCGTCTTTTCCGGACGTGCCGGTGACGCTGGCGCAGCTGCTCTCCCACCGCTCGGGCCTGCGCGATGCGGCAGGCTACATCGTGCCGTTGGGCGAAAGCCTGGAAGCGAAGCTCGCGGAGCCGGGGGCATGGTACGCCGACGCGCCCCCGGGCGAAGCGCCCTTCGAATATGCGAACCTGGGCTCGCCGGTGGTCGCGACCGTGCTGGAAGCGGCGACGGGGGAACGCTACGACGAACTGCTGGAGCGCACCGTCTTCGCCCCGCTGGGCATCGAGGCGTGCGTGAACTGGACGCTGTGCAGCCAGGATCAGGTATCGCGCGCAGTCGTGCTCTACCGCGACACGGGCGAGATCGCGCGCGACGATCCGGGCGACGTCCCGCCCAATTGCAGCATCCCCGTGGCCGAGGGGGTCGAATGCTCGCTCGAGGATTACGTGCCCGGCATCAACGCATCGGTCTTCTCGCCGCAGGGCGGAGTGCGGATCGGGATGATGGACCTGGCGAAGATCGGCCAGGTCTTCGCCGAGTTCGGCCGGCCGGAATTCCTGAGCGGCGACGCGGCCCTCGCGCTGCTGTGGTCCGTCGCGCACGAACCGATCGCGGGCCAGGACTTCTTCTGCCGCTACGGTCTTGCCGTGCAGGCCATCGAATATCCCGGCACGCCCTGCGCCGATCCGCTGTTCGGCGACGGCCATGTGCGACTGGGCCATGCGGGCGAAGCCTATGCCCTGCGCTCCGGCCTCTGGTTCTCGCCCGAACTCGGCCAGGGCATCGCCTATTTCACCACCGCCGTCCCGCCCCGTGCAAGCGCGGAGGACGAAGGCGGGTTCGACCCGCGCGAAATCGCGCTCATGCAGAGGGCGCAGCAGATTCTGGCGCAGGAGTCCGGCGAAAACTGA
- the metH gene encoding methionine synthase, with protein sequence MTANASSSFVNIGERTNVTGSARFKKLIMNEDYETAIEVARDQVENGAQVIDVNMDEGLLDSEAAMVKFLKLMAAEPDIARVPVMIDSSKWAVIEAGLKCVSGKPIVNSISMKEGVEEFLENARKCRAYGAAVVVMAFDEDGQADTKERKIEICERAYKLLTEDGFPPEDIIFDPNIFAVATGIEEHATYGVDFIEAVRHLSKSCPHVHFSGGLSNLSFSFRGNEPVRRAMHSVFLYHAIPAGLDMAIVNAGQLDIYDDIDPELREACEDVILNRTPANSEDATENLIALAESYKGKDARTEKEAAEWREYPVEKRVEHALVKGIDAHIVADTEEMRLAVKARGGKPIEVIEGPLMDGMNVVGDLFGSGKMFLPQVVKSARVMKKAVAHLFPYIEEEKDENAKGKGTIVMATVKGDVHDIGKNIVGVVLQCNGYEVIDLGVMVPWSDILEAANENDADLIGLSGLITPSLDEMVTVAEEMQAAGLTMPLLIGGATTSKVHTALKIDPAYDGPVVHVLDASRAVGVASKLLSGTQRDAYVGEVADDYETVREKRAGRGASKLISLADARANASVMDFGQKPAAPAKPGLHVFDNWSLADLREYIDWTPFFRAWELHGNYPAILEDEVVGESARSLWADAQAMLDRIVEEKWLTARGVAGLWPCHRDGDDIVVHHRHRHDTVSADGAHSTRGTVPDLDRTNEESARLPMLRQQVGKSRDRANFCLADFVDTAGDWMGGFAVGIHGIEEPSKRFQAANDDYSDIMLKSLADRFAEAFAEALHKHVRTDLWGYAPDEQFTNEALIKEQYRGIRPAPGYPACPDHSLKPMLFEMLDAETNTGLSLTESFAMLPTAAVSGLYFGHPESSYFGVATIGRDQLEDYAARRGVSVEQAERWLRPNLD encoded by the coding sequence ATGACTGCCAACGCTTCCTCCAGTTTCGTCAATATCGGCGAGCGCACCAACGTCACCGGATCGGCGCGCTTCAAGAAGCTGATCATGAACGAGGATTACGAGACCGCCATCGAGGTCGCGCGCGACCAGGTGGAGAACGGTGCGCAGGTGATCGACGTCAACATGGACGAGGGCCTGCTCGATTCCGAAGCGGCGATGGTCAAATTCCTGAAGCTGATGGCGGCCGAGCCCGACATCGCGCGGGTCCCGGTGATGATCGACAGTTCCAAGTGGGCGGTGATCGAGGCCGGGCTGAAATGCGTCTCCGGCAAGCCGATCGTCAATTCGATCAGCATGAAGGAAGGCGTCGAGGAATTCCTCGAAAACGCGCGCAAGTGCAGGGCCTACGGCGCGGCGGTGGTGGTCATGGCCTTCGACGAGGACGGGCAGGCTGACACGAAGGAGCGCAAGATCGAGATCTGCGAGCGCGCCTACAAGCTGCTGACCGAGGACGGTTTCCCGCCAGAGGACATCATCTTCGATCCCAACATCTTCGCGGTGGCGACGGGGATCGAGGAACACGCGACCTACGGCGTCGATTTCATCGAGGCGGTGCGGCACCTTTCGAAGAGCTGCCCGCACGTGCATTTCTCCGGCGGGCTGTCGAACCTGTCCTTCAGCTTCCGCGGCAACGAACCGGTGCGCCGGGCGATGCATTCGGTCTTCCTCTACCACGCGATCCCCGCCGGGCTCGACATGGCGATCGTCAATGCCGGCCAGCTCGACATCTACGACGATATCGACCCGGAACTGCGCGAGGCGTGCGAGGACGTGATCCTCAACCGCACGCCTGCCAATAGCGAGGACGCGACCGAGAACCTCATCGCGCTGGCCGAAAGCTACAAGGGCAAGGACGCCAGGACCGAGAAGGAAGCCGCCGAGTGGCGCGAATACCCGGTCGAGAAGCGGGTGGAACACGCGCTGGTCAAAGGCATCGACGCGCATATCGTCGCCGATACCGAGGAAATGCGCCTTGCGGTGAAGGCGCGCGGCGGCAAGCCGATCGAGGTGATCGAAGGCCCGCTGATGGATGGCATGAACGTGGTCGGCGACCTGTTCGGCAGCGGCAAGATGTTCCTGCCGCAAGTGGTCAAGTCCGCCCGCGTGATGAAAAAGGCGGTCGCCCACCTCTTCCCCTATATCGAGGAGGAGAAGGACGAGAACGCGAAAGGCAAGGGCACGATCGTGATGGCGACCGTGAAGGGCGACGTTCACGATATCGGCAAGAACATCGTCGGCGTGGTCCTGCAGTGCAACGGGTATGAAGTGATCGACCTGGGCGTCATGGTCCCGTGGTCGGACATCCTCGAAGCCGCGAACGAGAACGATGCCGACCTGATCGGGCTGTCAGGCCTCATCACGCCCTCGCTGGACGAGATGGTGACGGTGGCGGAGGAAATGCAGGCCGCGGGCCTCACCATGCCGCTGCTGATCGGCGGCGCGACCACCAGCAAGGTCCACACGGCGTTGAAGATCGACCCCGCCTATGACGGCCCGGTGGTCCATGTCCTCGATGCCAGCCGCGCCGTCGGCGTCGCCAGCAAGCTCCTGTCCGGAACGCAGCGCGATGCCTATGTCGGCGAAGTCGCGGACGATTACGAGACCGTCCGGGAAAAGCGGGCGGGGCGCGGGGCGAGCAAGCTGATTTCGCTAGCCGATGCGCGCGCCAATGCCAGCGTCATGGACTTCGGCCAGAAGCCGGCCGCACCGGCGAAGCCCGGACTGCACGTGTTCGACAACTGGTCGCTGGCGGATTTGCGCGAATACATCGACTGGACGCCGTTCTTCCGCGCCTGGGAACTGCACGGCAATTATCCGGCCATACTGGAAGACGAGGTCGTCGGCGAAAGCGCGCGCAGCCTGTGGGCCGATGCGCAGGCGATGCTCGACCGGATCGTCGAGGAAAAATGGCTGACGGCGCGCGGCGTTGCCGGCCTGTGGCCGTGCCACCGCGACGGGGACGATATCGTCGTCCACCACCGCCACCGCCACGACACGGTCAGCGCCGACGGTGCGCACAGCACCCGCGGGACCGTTCCCGACCTCGACCGGACGAACGAGGAAAGCGCGCGCCTGCCGATGCTGCGCCAGCAGGTGGGCAAGAGCCGCGACCGGGCGAATTTCTGCCTCGCGGATTTCGTCGACACGGCGGGCGACTGGATGGGCGGTTTCGCCGTCGGCATCCACGGGATCGAGGAGCCGTCGAAGCGCTTCCAGGCGGCGAACGACGATTATTCGGACATCATGCTGAAATCGCTGGCGGACCGCTTTGCGGAAGCCTTTGCGGAAGCGTTGCACAAGCATGTCCGCACCGATCTGTGGGGCTATGCGCCGGACGAGCAGTTCACCAACGAGGCGCTGATCAAGGAACAGTATCGCGGCATTCGCCCGGCGCCCGGCTATCCGGCGTGCCCGGACCACAGCCTGAAGCCGATGCTGTTCGAGATGCTGGACGCGGAAACGAATACCGGACTGAGCCTTACCGAAAGCTTCGCCATGCTGCCGACCGCGGCGGTGAGCGGCCTCTATTTCGGCCATCCGGAAAGCTCCTATTTCGGCGTGGCGACGATCGGGCGCGACCAGCTGGAAGACTACGCCGCGCGCCGGGGCGTGAGCGTGGAGCAGGCCGAACGGTGGCTGCGCCCCAATCTCGATTGA
- a CDS encoding homocysteine S-methyltransferase family protein, whose amino-acid sequence MSGIESAAAALRKAASKRVLVFDGGYGTGIQNRKLQESDYRGELDLKADQKGNNDLLNLTRPDVIRAIHADYLDAGADMVETNTFSSTSIALADYGCEHLVREVNLAGAKVAREAADAAQAKDGRRRFVAGAIGPTNKTLSLSPDVEDPGYREVDFDQMLGVYREQCDALIEGGVDFILIETIFDTLNAKVAAMAAQQAAAAAGREVPIMLSFTVTDNAGRNLSGHTVEAFWHAVRHADPIAVGVNCSFGADKLRPHLAALAKLADTLIIAYPNAGLPNDLGEYDQEAEETAELVNVWFRENLVNIVGGCCGTTPAHIAAIAKAAEKAQPRAIPELDRRTRLAGLEPFTMAA is encoded by the coding sequence ATGAGCGGGATCGAAAGCGCCGCCGCCGCCCTGCGCAAGGCCGCATCGAAACGCGTCCTCGTGTTCGACGGAGGCTACGGCACCGGCATCCAGAACCGGAAGCTGCAGGAATCCGACTATCGCGGCGAGCTCGACCTCAAGGCGGACCAGAAGGGCAATAACGACCTGCTCAACCTGACCCGGCCCGATGTGATCCGCGCCATCCACGCGGACTATCTGGATGCGGGCGCGGACATGGTCGAGACCAATACCTTCAGTTCGACCAGCATCGCACTGGCCGATTACGGGTGCGAGCACTTGGTGCGCGAAGTGAACCTTGCCGGCGCGAAGGTCGCGCGCGAAGCCGCGGACGCCGCGCAGGCGAAGGACGGCAGGCGCCGTTTCGTCGCGGGCGCGATCGGCCCGACCAACAAGACGCTTTCGCTCAGCCCCGATGTCGAGGATCCGGGCTATCGCGAGGTTGATTTCGACCAGATGCTCGGCGTCTATCGCGAGCAGTGCGACGCACTGATCGAGGGCGGAGTGGACTTCATCCTCATCGAGACGATCTTCGACACGCTGAACGCCAAGGTCGCGGCGATGGCGGCGCAGCAGGCTGCCGCCGCGGCGGGACGCGAAGTGCCGATCATGCTCAGCTTCACCGTGACCGACAATGCCGGCCGCAACCTGTCGGGCCATACGGTCGAGGCGTTCTGGCACGCGGTGCGCCATGCCGATCCGATCGCGGTCGGCGTCAACTGCTCCTTCGGCGCGGACAAGCTGCGCCCGCACCTCGCCGCGCTGGCCAAGCTGGCGGACACGTTGATCATCGCCTATCCCAATGCGGGCCTGCCCAACGATCTGGGCGAATACGACCAGGAAGCGGAGGAAACCGCCGAACTGGTGAACGTCTGGTTCCGCGAAAACCTCGTCAACATCGTCGGCGGCTGCTGCGGCACCACGCCGGCCCATATCGCGGCGATCGCGAAGGCGGCCGAAAAGGCGCAGCCGCGCGCGATACCCGAACTGGATCGGCGGACACGGCTCGCCGGTCTCGAACCTTTCACGATGGCCGCCTGA